The Flavobacterium psychrophilum genome includes a region encoding these proteins:
- a CDS encoding alkane 1-monooxygenase, with protein MKKIGFLSFGHWSDHPSYQTRTAGDTLLQSIDLAVAAEEIGLDGAYFRVHHFARQLASPFPLLSAIGAKTQKIEIGTGVIDMRYENPLYMVEDAGAADLISGGRLQLGISRGSPEQVIDGYRHFGYVPADGETDANMGRKKALEFLDRLKGEGFAQPNPNPMFPNPPGLLRLEPHSEGLRNRIWWGAASNATAIWAAENGMHLQSSTLKYDENGKPFHIQQAEQIRLYKEAWKKAGHLHEPRVSVSRSIFALVTDQDRYYFGQQGRGSDSFGYIESDQRAIFGKSYAAEPDKLIAELDQDEAVKEADTVLLTIPNTLGVNYNIHVLSAILEHIAPALGWR; from the coding sequence ATGAAAAAAATAGGATTTTTATCGTTTGGGCATTGGTCCGATCATCCTTCCTATCAAACCCGTACAGCGGGCGATACGCTGCTTCAGTCTATCGATTTGGCTGTTGCTGCAGAAGAGATTGGTTTGGACGGCGCATATTTTCGTGTACATCATTTTGCGCGGCAGCTGGCATCGCCTTTTCCTTTGCTTTCAGCTATAGGTGCTAAAACGCAAAAGATAGAGATTGGAACAGGAGTGATTGATATGCGGTATGAGAACCCTCTGTACATGGTTGAAGATGCCGGCGCTGCCGACCTGATTTCCGGAGGGCGTTTACAACTAGGAATAAGCAGAGGATCGCCAGAGCAGGTAATCGATGGCTACCGCCACTTTGGTTATGTGCCTGCAGATGGCGAAACAGATGCAAATATGGGACGCAAAAAGGCTCTGGAGTTTTTGGATAGGCTGAAAGGTGAAGGATTTGCACAACCAAACCCAAACCCCATGTTTCCAAACCCACCGGGTTTATTACGTCTTGAGCCGCATTCTGAAGGTTTGAGAAATCGTATATGGTGGGGAGCAGCATCTAATGCTACTGCCATATGGGCGGCTGAGAATGGGATGCACCTGCAAAGCTCTACCTTGAAATATGACGAAAATGGCAAGCCTTTCCACATTCAACAGGCGGAACAGATAAGGTTATATAAAGAAGCCTGGAAAAAGGCCGGACATCTGCACGAACCAAGGGTATCGGTAAGCCGCTCTATCTTTGCATTAGTTACCGATCAGGATAGGTATTATTTTGGACAGCAGGGAAGAGGATCAGATAGTTTTGGTTATATTGAAAGTGATCAAAGAGCAATATTCGGCAAGAGTTACGCAGCCGAACCAGATAAACTTATTGCAGAACTGGATCAGGATGAAGCTGTTAAAGAAGCGGATACCGTGCTGCTGACTATACCTAATACTTTGGGTGTTAACTATAATATACATGTGTTGTCGGCTATTTTAGAACATATTGCCCCGGCACTGGGTTGGCGATAA
- a CDS encoding phosphopantetheinyl transferase produces the protein MIGNDVVDISQSRLESNWQRPGFIQKIFTDDEKRCITNTNDPEILIWLLWSMKEAAYKIYNRRTGSRHYIPKKFECTILHEENTYCTGHVKCLGTLYYTRTIITQESLYTIAVTQMEHLDCVIEVEKKLILKNAYGIPYLYDNNTTIHRDVSVSNHGRFEKVATLKLDSQ, from the coding sequence ATGATAGGTAATGATGTGGTTGACATCTCTCAATCGCGCCTTGAAAGCAATTGGCAGCGACCTGGTTTTATACAAAAAATTTTTACTGATGATGAGAAGCGATGTATCACAAACACAAATGACCCCGAAATTCTAATATGGTTGCTTTGGAGCATGAAAGAAGCTGCTTATAAAATTTATAACCGGCGAACAGGGAGCAGGCACTACATCCCTAAAAAGTTTGAATGCACAATTTTACATGAAGAAAACACATATTGTACCGGACATGTAAAGTGTTTAGGTACGCTGTATTATACAAGAACAATTATAACACAGGAAAGTTTATATACTATAGCTGTTACCCAGATGGAACATTTAGATTGTGTAATAGAAGTCGAAAAGAAATTGATCCTAAAAAATGCATATGGTATCCCGTATCTGTATGATAACAATACAACTATACACCGTGATGTTTCAGTCAGCAATCACGGTCGATTTGAAAAAGTAGCTACCCTCAAGTTGGATAGTCAATAG
- a CDS encoding acyl carrier protein, with protein MNKQELIAKLKIIVKPYTTNFEAYDNLNEKTDFINDLNINSANLVDIILDIEEAFGVVIDNADMERMLDVKTSVEIIETKLAAK; from the coding sequence ACAAGAACTCATTGCTAAACTAAAAATAATCGTAAAGCCATACACAACAAATTTTGAGGCCTACGATAATCTTAATGAAAAAACAGACTTTATTAATGACCTTAACATCAACTCCGCTAATCTGGTAGATATCATTCTTGACATTGAAGAAGCCTTTGGCGTGGTGATTGACAATGCTGATATGGAACGTATGCTTGATGTAAAAACATCGGTAGAAATAATAGAAACCAAATTGGCAGCAAAATGA